GACAAAAAAGGATATTTTCACTGTTTTTGGTAGTTGGAACGACATACCTAATCTCCACATCCTCATTAGTAACTACCACTCTATCTATTAGTAATTCGACTAGCTGACGTTTTTGCTCAAAAGTAGCTAGTTGTAATCCAGATTTAATGCGCTGACAAAAGTCCGTAATTGATGATGCTAGGTGAGAAATTTCCTTTTGATTTTCTGCCTGAGCCATTAGTTGCTGTTCTTGACTTATTAAGGATAGTTGCTTTTCTTCTATATCCATACGCCGTCGCTTGAACTCTTCCAGCAAGATTACTTCGTTCAAATAGGCTTGAGTCAATCTTTCCAATTGTTGTTTCAAACTAGCTTGTCCTTTACGCAACGTTGCTAATCGTGATTGTAATTGTTGTGGTAGCCAATGACCTGCATGTGCCCTTGCTAAGGCATTATTAATAGATTCGGGATGAACAATTACTTCAGATAAATCACGCCATACAAGTTCGTCCAATTGCTTTACAGGTATTAATCTAGATTGGCATCTTTTCTCAGTACCTTTATAAAGACAATCGTGCTTGCTTTGACACCAATAATAAGAATAGCCATTTTTACTTGCTCGTCCAGTACAGGCTAGACTACATACTCCACAACTAACCATTGCTCTTAGTAGATATTCGTGGCTTTTGTTATTACGTTTAGATACTTGTTGGTTTTTTGCTAGTTTGGCCTGTACTAAATCATATTGCTGCTTACTAATAATAGCTGGAATGCGAGCAATTTCTATCCATTGTTCAGGAGGTAACATTTTATGACTATATTCTGTTCGTGAAACTCTGAGTGGAGACCATCGGTACTTTCTTTCAACTTTACGCATTCTTTCTCCATATACTATTCCTATGTAAACGGGATTACTCAGAATCCCATTGATCGTTGAGCTACTCCATCGTTTATCTCCTTTTGGAGCAATGATGCCATGCGCTTGCAAACGTCGGCATACTTCTCTTATCGTAGTCTTTTCTTCTGCATACCAAGCAAATATTTCGCTTATTACCGCTGCCTCACTTTCTTCAATTCTAACTTTAGTGGGATCACGAGGGTGTTGAGGATCTGTTCTATACCCGAATGGTAATATTGTCCAAGGTAGTAAAGTTCCTGCCTTCATTTTCATTAATCTCCCCTGCCGCAT
This region of Blastocatellia bacterium genomic DNA includes:
- a CDS encoding recombinase family protein encodes the protein MRIVIYVRVSTQRQSQSQTIDQQIERLAEHIKNRNWALDSENIFIDDGYSGSKLNRPGLDRLRDKVRNHEMELILITAPDRLARKYIHQVLLIEELEKFGAKVEFLDRPMSQDPHDQLLLQIRGAVAEYERTLITDRMRQGRLMKMKAGTLLPWTILPFGYRTDPQHPRDPTKVRIEESEAAVISEIFAWYAEEKTTIREVCRRLQAHGIIAPKGDKRWSSSTINGILSNPVYIGIVYGERMRKVERKYRWSPLRVSRTEYSHKMLPPEQWIEIARIPAIISKQQYDLVQAKLAKNQQVSKRNNKSHEYLLRAMVSCGVCSLACTGRASKNGYSYYWCQSKHDCLYKGTEKRCQSRLIPVKQLDELVWRDLSEVIVHPESINNALARAHAGHWLPQQLQSRLATLRKGQASLKQQLERLTQAYLNEVILLEEFKRRRMDIEEKQLSLISQEQQLMAQAENQKEISHLASSITDFCQRIKSGLQLATFEQKRQLVELLIDRVVVTNEDVEIRYVVPTTKNSENILFCHLRSDYQNREIS